A single window of Synergistes jonesii DNA harbors:
- a CDS encoding AzlC family ABC transporter permease has translation MSKRNVYFFFKGMRDAIPILLGYLAVGFTLGIGAKNAGLTPIQAFVSSLTQNASAGQFAGYTLIAAGAGYLELAVMIMVANARYLLMSCAISQRIAPDTPLYHRMLMAFDLTDEIFGLSVLQPERLNPFYVYGMFASAMPGWAFGTFFGVIAGNALPQRAVTALSAGLFGMFIAIIIPPARKNPVVALLIALSMGASFALSRFNALGLSTGTRTIALTVVISTAAAFIFPLKEEGPDGA, from the coding sequence ATGTCGAAACGAAATGTTTACTTCTTTTTTAAAGGGATGCGCGACGCGATACCCATACTGCTTGGATATCTGGCGGTCGGCTTCACTCTCGGCATCGGCGCGAAAAACGCCGGGCTCACTCCGATCCAGGCCTTCGTCAGCTCTCTGACGCAGAACGCATCGGCGGGGCAGTTCGCGGGCTACACTCTGATAGCGGCAGGCGCCGGCTATCTGGAGCTCGCCGTCATGATAATGGTCGCGAACGCGCGCTATCTGTTGATGTCCTGCGCGATCAGCCAAAGGATAGCGCCGGACACCCCGCTCTATCACCGCATGCTGATGGCCTTCGACCTCACCGACGAGATATTCGGCCTCTCGGTGCTGCAGCCGGAGCGCCTCAATCCCTTCTACGTCTACGGAATGTTCGCTTCGGCTATGCCGGGCTGGGCGTTCGGCACATTCTTCGGCGTGATCGCCGGCAACGCTCTTCCACAGAGGGCGGTCACCGCCCTCAGCGCGGGGCTCTTCGGCATGTTCATAGCGATAATAATCCCGCCGGCCCGCAAAAATCCGGTCGTCGCCCTTCTGATAGCCCTTTCGATGGGCGCGAGCTTCGCCCTCTCGCGCTTCAACGCGCTCGGCCTCTCGACCGGCACGCGCACGATAGCGCTTACAGTCGTGATATCCACAGCGGCGGCGTTCATCTTCCCGCTGAAGGAGGAGGGCCCCGATGGCGCGTAA
- a CDS encoding AzlD family protein, producing the protein MARNIYIYLLIMAGVTYAIRVLPLTVIRREIKNRRIRAFLYYVPYVTLAVMTFPAIIDATGSAVTAISALAAATALAWFGGSLLQVSLLACAVVFLLDLMIR; encoded by the coding sequence ATGGCGCGTAATATCTACATTTATCTGCTGATAATGGCGGGCGTGACCTATGCGATCCGCGTGCTGCCGCTGACCGTCATACGCCGCGAGATAAAGAACAGGCGCATTCGCGCGTTCCTATATTACGTTCCCTATGTGACGCTCGCGGTCATGACCTTCCCTGCGATAATCGACGCTACGGGAAGCGCCGTCACGGCGATTTCGGCGCTCGCCGCCGCGACGGCGCTCGCCTGGTTCGGCGGCAGCCTGCTGCAAGTATCGCTGCTAGCCTGCGCAGTCGTCTTTCTTCTGGATCTGATGATCCGTTAG
- a CDS encoding NifB/NifX family molybdenum-iron cluster-binding protein yields the protein MPANTKCRRVCMRPPFERFAPEGAAESVRISLEELEALRLCDLEGLDQELAARRMEVSRGTLQRIIYSAHAKVAEALCRGKCIEIGGGNFEFAAGWCGGRPRCALCPFWSESERVLAERMKNIVKDGRIAVTEENGEVFQHFGHTRYFALYEIKDGAVAKKSTLDAEGSGHSALGGFLRDNGVDLLICGGIGSGARNFLADQHIELIAGISGPTDEAVKKFLAGDLHDDPAGSCDHHSHDAPAGECRGCGQERHRHGCN from the coding sequence ATGCCGGCAAACACAAAATGCCGTCGAGTGTGCATGAGGCCGCCCTTCGAGCGTTTCGCGCCGGAAGGCGCCGCTGAGAGCGTACGGATATCTCTTGAAGAGCTCGAGGCTCTGCGCCTCTGCGATCTCGAAGGGCTCGACCAGGAGCTCGCGGCGCGCCGCATGGAGGTTTCCCGCGGCACGCTGCAGCGGATAATCTATTCGGCGCACGCGAAGGTCGCGGAGGCTTTGTGTCGCGGCAAGTGCATCGAGATAGGCGGCGGGAATTTCGAGTTCGCCGCCGGCTGGTGCGGCGGAAGGCCTCGCTGCGCGCTGTGCCCCTTTTGGAGCGAAAGCGAGCGGGTGCTCGCGGAAAGGATGAAGAATATCGTGAAAGATGGACGGATAGCGGTAACGGAGGAGAACGGAGAGGTGTTCCAGCATTTCGGACACACGAGGTATTTTGCCCTTTATGAGATCAAGGACGGGGCCGTCGCGAAGAAGAGCACGCTAGACGCGGAGGGCAGCGGGCACTCGGCGCTCGGCGGCTTCCTGCGCGACAACGGCGTAGATCTGCTGATATGCGGAGGCATCGGCTCAGGCGCGAGGAATTTCTTAGCGGATCAGCACATCGAGCTTATCGCGGGGATCAGCGGCCCGACCGACGAGGCGGTCAAAAAATTCCTCGCCGGCGATCTGCACGACGACCCGGCGGGAAGCTGCGACCATCACAGCCACGACGCACCTGCCGGCGAATGCCGCGGCTGTGGTCAAGAAAGACACAGACACGGCTGCAATTGA